CCGACTCGAAGCGACGAGATATCGTACTCCGACGGCCCGTCGGGATACTGTGAAAGGATCTGATTGAACCCCGTCGGGATCGAACAGAGCACCGAGACCTCGTGCTCGTCGACCGCCTCGAGGAGGTCGCCGGGCGAGGCGTCTTCGACCAGACTCGTGGTCGCGCCGAACCGGAGCGGGAACGTGACGAGGTCGCCGTAGCCGTAGGCGAACGGAAGCGGGGGGTTGCCGCCGAAGACGTCTTCTTCCGTCGGCTCCAGACAGTATCGCGCGTACGAATCCGCGGTCGCCAGGACCTGTCTGTGGGTGTGGATCGCCCCCTTCGGTCGGCCCGTCGTCCCGCTCGTATAGAGCATGAGCGCCAGGTCGTCGCGGTCGGTCTCGTACGCCTCAAGGTCCTCGCTCCCGTCGTCGAGCATGTCGTCGTAGCTACGATAGCCGTGATCGACGCCGTTTCGCTCGGCGACGACGACGGTTTCGACGGTCTCGAGTTCGGGAAGCGCGTTCTCGACTTCCTCGAGGAGGTCGTCGTAGACGACGACGGTCGTCGCCTCGGCGTTGTTGATGATGTACTCGAGTTCCTTTGCCCGAAGCAGTTTCATCGACGGCAGCGCCACGGCGCCGATCTTCTGGGCCGCGAGACAGGAGACGATCGCCTCCGGCCGGTTCGGGAACCTGACGACGACGCGGTCGCCCGGTTCGACCCCCGACTCTCGGAGCGCGTTTCCGAATCGGTTAACGCGCGACTGTAACTCCTCGTAGGTGATCTCCCGGTCTTCGAAGCGTACCGCGACGTTGTTTCCGCGTCCCTCCCGAACGTGTCGGTCGACAAGTTCGTCGACCACATTCAACTGTTGAGGGTAGTGTGCCTCCGGTACCGGGTGGATGTAATCCGGCGTGTCACCATCGTCTGGTAGATACTCCGCTGGAACAGTTTCCTGCATGTACGAGTAGTTCATCATAGCTTAAAATGATATACCTAACGGTTTTTCTCTCGAGCGATCGGTTAGAATGTATGGGACTCGGCGACCGGAAACCGATCGGTTCGATCAGGTCCAGAATCCGTCCGGGTCGAAGGTTCGGATCAGCCCGAGCTCCTCGCCCGTCGGTTCCGGCGTCGTCGTCACCGGACCCTCGCCGACGTCCGCTGCCGTCTGGACCTCCCACGGGAAATCGGCGGCGACG
The sequence above is drawn from the Halostagnicola kamekurae genome and encodes:
- a CDS encoding acyl-CoA synthetase is translated as MMNYSYMQETVPAEYLPDDGDTPDYIHPVPEAHYPQQLNVVDELVDRHVREGRGNNVAVRFEDREITYEELQSRVNRFGNALRESGVEPGDRVVVRFPNRPEAIVSCLAAQKIGAVALPSMKLLRAKELEYIINNAEATTVVVYDDLLEEVENALPELETVETVVVAERNGVDHGYRSYDDMLDDGSEDLEAYETDRDDLALMLYTSGTTGRPKGAIHTHRQVLATADSYARYCLEPTEEDVFGGNPPLPFAYGYGDLVTFPLRFGATTSLVEDASPGDLLEAVDEHEVSVLCSIPTGFNQILSQYPDGPSEYDISSLRVGLSAGEPLTPTTFENFQEEYGIPLLDGIGTTEMLHIFISHRHDGDIDPSATGFPVPGYECKIIDPDTGEEVPRGEAGLLAVRGPTGIEYWNRPEKQLEAVEDGWSIPGDIFVQREDGRLEYKSRSDDLIISSGYNIPGPEVEAVVEEHDAVSEVAVTGSPHEERGEIVKAFVVLTDDASASDGLVEEIQNHVKNTLAPYKYPRAVEFMETLPRTETGKIRRTELRERERQ